The DNA window AGCTGCGGGTTGGCGGAGGCGGGCATGGTTTGGCGCAGCGCCAGTTTGCCAGTGCCGCTGCCGGTACAGGCTCTGGACCACGCCACCGGCTATTTGATGGCGACGGCGGTGCTGACCGGTATGGCACAACGCCTGAGCCGCGGCACCGGCTACCACGCGCGGCTGTCGTTGGCGCGCACGGCACAACTGCTGCTGGCGCATCCCTGTTCGGCAGATTATCGGCCGGAACCGCTGGCGCCGGCCGCCCCCGCCGACGAGGATCCGGAAACAGAACTGACTTTCTGGGGCGCCGCGCAACGCCTGCGCGCTCCGTTAAGCCTGCAGGGCACGGCGCTGCAATGGGCGCTGCCGGCGACCACGCTCGGCACCTCGCAGCCGGCGTGGCTGCGCCGTTAAACCGCCGCCAACTGCTGCTGCAGCCACTGCAGCAACCGTAAGACCGCCGTCGTCAGCCCGGCGGTCTGCGGCCACACCAGATAAACGTCGTCCTCGCTCAGGCGGCAGGGCGCGGCCAATGCCACCAACCTCCCCGCGTCGATCGCATCCTGCACCAGCAGCTTTTTCGCCAGCGCAATGCCGAACCCCTGCTCGGCCGCGCGAATCAACAATCCGGCATCGTTGAACACCGCCTGTTGCCGCCCACACCGCGTGCGCCCTTGTGCATTGAACCAGTCGCGCCACGGGCTGACGTCGTGCTCCAGCAAGGGAACGTCGCCACCGTTCTCGAATGCCGTTCCCCACTGCCGCGCCATGTCCGGCGAGGCGACCGGCAGCACGTCACCCGACGCGATGCGCTGGGCCTGCAGCCCCGCCCACTGGCCGTTGCCGATGCGGATCGCCGCATCGAACCCGCGCTGCGACAGATCCTGCAGCGCCAGCGACGCATCGATATCCAGCGCAATATCGGCGCAGGCTTCATGGAAGGCCGGCAGACGCGGCAGCAGCCAATAATGAGCAAAAGACGGCAGCACGCTGATGCGCAGCGTCTGGCTTGCCGCAGCGCGCCGGGCGCGGGCAACGCCCTGTTGCAACGCCTGCAGCGCCGGCTCTACCGCCGCCAGCATCTCTTTCCCGGCCGCATTCAGACGCACACCGCGCCCGCGCCGTTCAAACAGCGGGTGGCCGACCGCCTGCTCCAGCAGCTGAATTTGCTGGCTGACCGCGCCGTGCGTTAAATGCACCTGCTGCGCCGTGGCGCGCAGATTCTCCAACCTGGCGGCGATAACAAAGGTCGGCAAGACATGCAGGGGAAGGCGCTCACTCATCACTGGTTAACCATGCTATCCAAAACGGTTATTTTTCATCGATTTTGACCCGCCCGCAACTGTTCTATGTTTATGCCATCTATCCCTGATGCTTTCGGAGCCGCCATGCACCCACGTTTACAACAGGATCTTACACAGTTTCCGCAGATCCTCGACCACACCCGCCAGTTGGCGGAAGATTTTCTGGCCGGGCTGCGTGAGCGCTCGGTCTGCCCACCGCTCACGCAACAGCAACTGCAACCCGGTGACGATCGGCTGGCGGAAAACGGCGAAGGCGCCCTGGCGGCGCTGGATGATTTTTGGCAACGTTATCAGACGGGCATTTCCGCCAGCGCCGGCCCGCGTTATTTCGGCTTCGTCACCGGCGGCGGTACCCCAGCGGCGGTCGCGGCGGACTGGCTGGTTAGCGTGACAGACCAAAATAGCCAACTCAGCCATGATACGATCGCTGCGGCGATCGAGCTGGCCGCCGTGACGCAGTTGAAATCCCTGCTGGGCCTGCCGGAAGCGTTCAGCGGCAGCCT is part of the Serratia marcescens genome and encodes:
- a CDS encoding LysR substrate-binding domain-containing protein, which gives rise to MMSERLPLHVLPTFVIAARLENLRATAQQVHLTHGAVSQQIQLLEQAVGHPLFERRGRGVRLNAAGKEMLAAVEPALQALQQGVARARRAAASQTLRISVLPSFAHYWLLPRLPAFHEACADIALDIDASLALQDLSQRGFDAAIRIGNGQWAGLQAQRIASGDVLPVASPDMARQWGTAFENGGDVPLLEHDVSPWRDWFNAQGRTRCGRQQAVFNDAGLLIRAAEQGFGIALAKKLLVQDAIDAGRLVALAAPCRLSEDDVYLVWPQTAGLTTAVLRLLQWLQQQLAAV